A stretch of the Tachysurus vachellii isolate PV-2020 chromosome 26, HZAU_Pvac_v1, whole genome shotgun sequence genome encodes the following:
- the dhx33 gene encoding ATP-dependent RNA helicase DHX33 codes for MPHDPDPPPAKKFKPGSPFFPANKNPGMLLPKKGNAPSPIDVQRKQLPIYQAKSQLLDQLRQLHNAVLIGETGSGKTTQVPQYLFEAGIGRQGIIAVTQPRRVAAISLAGRVAEEKRTHLGKLVGYTVRFEDVTSLETKLKFMTDGMLLREAIGDPLLLRYTVVILDEAHERTVHTDVLFGVVKIAQRKRKELSKIPLKVIVMSATMDVDLFSQYFNKAPVLYLEGRQHPIQIYYTKQPQSDYLHAALVSIFQIHQEAPLSHDILVFMTGQEEIEALARTCRDIAKHLPETCGPMIVIPLYASLPPAQQLRVFQPAPKGCRKVILSTNIAETSITISGIKYVIDTGMVKAKRYNPDSGLEVLAVQRVSKAQAWQRAGRAGREDSGSCYRLYTEDEFDNLVNMTVPEIQRCNLAGVILQLLALGVPDVLKFDFMSKPSPESMRMAVEQLDLLGAVERKDDHVFLTTLGKKMACFPLEPRFAKTILISPDFSCTEEILTIVSLLSVDSVLYNPPARRDEVLAVRKKFISSEGDHVTLLNIYRAFKKVSGNKEWCRENFVNSRNMGLVAEVRAQLRDICLKLGLKLESSLSELANVRRCLAHGMFANAAELQPDGTYMALDTHQTVAIHPSSVLFQAKPAYVVFNELLHTSRCYMRDLCLVDADWLQETAPEYFRRKLHTVKS; via the exons ATGCCACACGACCCTGATCCTCCACCGGCTAAGAAATTTAAGCCGGGCTCCCCGTTTTTCCCAGCAAACAAGAATCCTGGAATGCTGCTCCCAAAGAAGGGAAATGCACCCAGTCCAATAGACGTGCAAAGAAAACAGCTTCCTATTTACCAGGCCAAGTCTCAGCTCCTCGATCAGCTCAGACAGCTGCACAATGCTGTGTTAATTG GAGAGACAGGCTCGGGAAAAACAACACAGGTACCACAGTACCTCTTCGAAGCAGGCATCGGCCGGCAGGGCATCATTGCGGTCACTCAGCCTCGGCGTGTGGCTGCTATCTCGCTGGCGGGACGAGTGGCTGAGGAAAAGCGAACTCATCTTGGAAAACTG GTGGGCTACACGGTACGATTCGAGGACGTGACGTCCCTGGAAACCAAGCTGAAGTTTATGACTGATGGCATGCTGCTGAGAGAGGCGATCGGAGACCCTCTGCTTTTGCGCTACACGGTTGTGATCCTTGATGAAGCTCACGAGCGAACCGTCCACACTGATGTCCTCTTTGGCGTGGTCAAGATCGCTCAGCGCAAACGCAAAGAGCTGAGTAAGATCCCTCTGAAG GTCATCGTGATGTCCGCCACCATGGACGTGGATCTGTTCTCTCAGTATTTTAATAAGGCTCCTGTGTTGTACCTGGAGGGTCGCCAGCACCCGATTCAGATCTATTATACCAAGCAGCCGCAGTCTGATTACTTACACGCAGCGCTGGTGTCTATCTTTCAGATTCATCAG GAAGCTCCTCTGTCCCATGACATCCTGGTGTTCATGACGGGACAGGAGGAGATTGAAGCGCTGGCTCGTACGTGTCGAGACATCGCTAAACACCTGCCTGAAACCTGCGGGCCCATGATTGTGATCCCGCTGTACGCATCACTTCCTCCTGCCCAGCAACTCAGGGTCTTTCAACCTGCACCTAAG GGTTGCCGAAAGGTCATCCTGTCAACCAACATCGCCGAGACATCCATAACTATTTCTGGAATTAAATACGTCATTGATACAGGAATGGTGAAGGCGAAGCGGTATAACCCAG ACAGCGGTCTGGAGGTGTTAGCCGTGCAGCGGGTTTCCAAAGCGCAGGCCTGGCAGCGGGCAGGCAGGGCAGGGAGAGAGGACTCCGGCTCCTGTTACCGCCTCTACACTGAAGATGAGTTTGACAACCTCGTAAACATGACCGTACCTGAAATACAACG ATGTAATCTGGCTGGTGTCATACTCCAACTGTTGGCTCTGGGTGTTCCTGATGTCCTCAAATTTGACTTCATGTCCAAGCCATCACCTG AGTCGATGCGGATGGCTGTGGAGCAGCTGGATCTCCTCGGAGCTGTGGAGAGGAAGGATGATCATGTTTTCCTCACTACTCTTGGCAAAAAGATGGCCTGCTTTCCCCTGGAACCTCGATTTGCTAAA ACCATCCTGATTTCTCCAGACTTTTCCTGTACTGAGGAGATTCTGACCATCGTGTCTCTGCTCTCCGTGGACTCCGTGCTCTACAACCCTCCTGCCCGTCGAGACGAGGTGCTTGCCGTGCGCAAAAAATTCATCTCCAGCGAAGGAGACCACGTGACCCTGCTGAACATCTACAGAGCCTTCAAGAAAGTTAGTGGAAATAAG GAGTGGTGTAGGGAGAACTTTGTAAACAGCAGAAACATGGGACTGGTTGCTGAAGTCCGAGCTCAGCTGAGGGACATTTGCCTAAAG CTTGGACTGAAGCTAGAATCCTCGCTGTCTGAACTGGCTAACGTGCGGCGCTGCCTGGCACACGGCATGTTCGCCAACGCCGCTGAGCTACAGCCAGACGGCACCTATATGGCTCTGGACACCCACCAGACTGTCGCCATCCACCCGTCCTCCGTCCTTTTCCAGGCCAAGCCGGCCTACGTGGTGTTCAACGAGCTCCTGCATACGTCACGCTGCTACATGCGGGACCTGTGCCTGGTGGACGCCGACTGGCTACAGGAAACCGCGCCGGAGTATTTCCGGCGTAAACTCCACACAGTGAAGAGCTAG
- the LOC132840786 gene encoding nuclear protein 2-like — MATDIERLVLFEEAHYDQYDYYNLDEYPCHAGGKGRTKKEIGLNTNRHCPAGHERKITEKLRNSEVKRRRTKSCSS; from the coding sequence atggcTACTGACATTGAAAGGCTGGTTTTATTCGAAGAGGCGCATTATGACCAGTATGATTATTACAACCTAGATGAATATCCCTGTCATGCAGGGGGAAAAGGAAGAACCAAGAAAGAAATCGGATTAAACACAAACCGCCATTGTCCTGCAGGACACGAGAGAAAAATCACTGAAAAACTCCGTAACAGCGAagtgaagaggaggagaacCAAAAGCTGTTCGTCTTGA
- the vkorc1l1 gene encoding vitamin K epoxide reductase complex subunit 1-like protein 1, whose protein sequence is MAAPVLRVSTPRWERIARFLVCLLGILLSMYAFHVEREKSRDANYQAMCDLSNSISCSKVFGSRWGRGFGLLGSIFGNNSAINQPNSVYGLLFYVFQLLLGLTVSAMAALILMTTSIVSVIGSMYLAYILYFVLKDFCIICITTYALNFILLVLNYKRLVYLNEAWKQQLKRD, encoded by the exons ATGGCGGCGCCCGTCTTAAGAGTGTCCACCCCTCGATGGGAAAGAATAGCCAGGTTCCTCGTTTGCCTCTTAGGAATACTGCTGTCCATGTACGCGTTTCACGTGGAAAGGGAGAAATCCCGGGATGCCAACTATCAGGCCATGTGTGACTTGAGCAACTCTATAAGCTGTTCCAAAGTGTTCGGCTCAAG aTGGGGTCGAGGATTCGGTTTGTTGGGGTCCATCTTTGGTAACAACAGTGCAATAAATCAGCCAAACAGTGTCTACGGACTGTTGTTTTATGTCTTTCAGCTGTTATTAG GCTTGACCGTGAGCGCGATGGCCGCCCTGATTCTCATGACCACGTCCATCGTCTCAGTGATAGGATCGATGTACCTGGCCTACATCCTCTACTTTGTCCTGAAAGACTTCTGCATCATCTGCATTACCACATATGCACTGAACTTCATTCTACTCGTGCTTAATTACAAGAGGCTGGTCTACTTGAACGAGGCCTGGAAGCAACAACTAAAGCGGGactaa